The proteins below are encoded in one region of Microbacterium pygmaeum:
- a CDS encoding CinA family protein: MTDAADTAARTLLALLSERGETLAVAESLTGGQVLSTLVAVPGASAVLRGGVVAYATALKQSVLGVDAELLALHGAVHPDVARQMADGVRVLAGADVGIATTGVAGPEPQDGRAVGTVFIGISAGSVVHVEALCLRGSRGEIRTESTRRALESALAVVADESSRR; encoded by the coding sequence GTGACGGATGCCGCCGACACCGCAGCCCGCACCCTGCTGGCGCTGCTGTCCGAGCGGGGCGAGACGCTCGCCGTAGCCGAGTCTCTCACCGGTGGCCAGGTGCTCTCGACGCTGGTGGCCGTGCCCGGGGCTTCGGCCGTCCTGCGCGGCGGTGTGGTGGCGTACGCGACCGCACTGAAGCAGAGCGTGCTCGGGGTGGATGCCGAGCTGCTGGCGTTGCACGGAGCGGTGCATCCGGATGTCGCGCGCCAGATGGCGGACGGCGTGCGCGTGCTCGCCGGCGCCGACGTCGGGATCGCCACGACCGGCGTCGCCGGTCCTGAACCACAGGACGGAAGAGCGGTGGGCACTGTCTTCATCGGCATCTCGGCGGGGTCGGTCGTGCACGTCGAAGCGCTCTGTCTTCGCGGCTCGCGCGGCGAGATCCGCACCGAATCGACCCGGCGCGCCCTCGAGTCGGCGCTCGCGGTCGTCGCGGACGAGTCGTCGCGACGGTGA
- the recA gene encoding recombinase RecA, whose product MPSPENREKALESALAQIDRQFGKGSVMRLGSDERAPVEVIPTGSIALDVALGIGGLPRGRIVEIYGPESSGKTTLTLHAIANAQKQGGIAAFIDAEHALDPDYAAKLGVDIDQLLVSQPDTGEQALEIADMLIRSGSIDLIVIDSVAALVPKAEIEGEMGDSHVGLQARLMSQALRKLTGGLNTTNTTMIFINQLREKIGVFFGSPETTAGGKALKFYASVRLDIRRIETMKDGTDAVGNRTRVKVVKNKMAPPFKQAEFDILYGTGISREGSLIDFGVEHEIVKKSGSWYTYDGEQLGQGKENARAFLIKNTDVAAEIESKIKSKLGIGAPKLAAIEGDELAAKRPA is encoded by the coding sequence ATGCCCTCACCCGAGAACCGCGAGAAGGCCCTCGAATCGGCCCTCGCCCAGATCGACCGGCAGTTCGGAAAGGGCTCGGTGATGCGACTGGGCAGCGACGAGCGCGCGCCCGTCGAGGTCATTCCGACGGGCTCCATCGCGCTGGATGTCGCCCTCGGCATCGGCGGTCTGCCGCGCGGTCGTATCGTCGAGATCTACGGTCCGGAATCCTCCGGTAAGACCACGCTCACCCTCCACGCGATCGCCAACGCCCAGAAGCAGGGTGGTATCGCCGCGTTCATCGACGCCGAGCACGCGCTCGACCCCGACTACGCCGCCAAGCTCGGCGTCGACATCGACCAGCTCCTCGTCTCGCAGCCCGACACCGGGGAGCAGGCCCTCGAGATCGCCGACATGCTCATCCGCTCGGGCTCGATCGATCTGATCGTCATCGACTCGGTCGCAGCGCTGGTGCCCAAGGCCGAGATCGAGGGCGAGATGGGTGATTCGCACGTCGGCCTGCAGGCCCGCCTCATGTCGCAGGCGCTGCGCAAGCTCACCGGTGGCCTGAACACCACCAACACGACGATGATCTTCATCAACCAGCTGCGCGAGAAGATCGGCGTGTTCTTCGGCTCACCCGAGACCACCGCCGGCGGCAAGGCACTGAAGTTCTACGCCTCGGTGCGTTTGGACATCCGCCGCATCGAGACGATGAAGGACGGTACCGACGCGGTCGGAAACCGCACCCGGGTCAAGGTCGTCAAGAACAAGATGGCGCCGCCGTTCAAGCAGGCCGAGTTCGACATCCTGTACGGCACCGGCATCTCGCGCGAGGGCAGCCTGATCGACTTCGGCGTCGAGCATGAGATCGTCAAGAAGTCCGGCTCCTGGTACACCTACGACGGGGAGCAGCTGGGACAGGGGAAGGAGAACGCCCGCGCCTTCCTGATCAAGAACACCGACGTCGCGGCCGAGATCGAATCGAAGATCAAATCGAAGCTCGGCATCGGCGCACCGAAGCTGGCTGCGATCGAGGGCGACGAGCTCGCCGCGAAGCGGCCGGCATAA
- a CDS encoding helix-turn-helix domain-containing protein, producing MILVRQEIGEVLRDFRQQKGRTLRQVASRASVALGYLSEVERGQKEASSEILASVAEALDVPISTIMREVGDRISVLEGIQTFPDVVPDDLMASVDAELSLR from the coding sequence ATGATCCTGGTACGTCAAGAAATCGGCGAAGTCCTTCGTGACTTCCGGCAGCAGAAGGGCCGCACCCTCCGACAGGTCGCCAGCCGCGCGAGCGTCGCGCTGGGGTACCTGAGCGAGGTCGAACGCGGTCAGAAGGAGGCCTCGAGCGAGATCCTCGCATCGGTGGCCGAGGCGCTCGATGTGCCCATTTCGACGATCATGCGCGAGGTCGGCGACCGCATCTCGGTGCTCGAGGGCATCCAGACCTTCCCCGATGTCGTTCCCGACGACCTGATGGCGTCGGTCGACGCCGAGCTCTCGCTTCGCTGA
- a CDS encoding DUF3046 domain-containing protein, protein MRRSELERAISDEFGARAESLTVDLVLSSLGERTVAQAMDAGIAPREIWLALCAATDVPEDRRYGVGRLESKRR, encoded by the coding sequence ATGCGTCGCAGTGAGCTCGAACGCGCCATCTCGGACGAGTTCGGCGCGCGCGCGGAGTCGCTGACGGTCGACCTGGTGTTGTCGTCGCTCGGTGAGCGGACGGTCGCGCAGGCGATGGATGCGGGCATCGCGCCGCGCGAGATCTGGCTCGCGCTGTGCGCGGCGACGGACGTGCCCGAAGACCGGCGCTACGGCGTCGGACGGCTCGAATCGAAGCGCCGGTGA